In Mobula hypostoma chromosome 13, sMobHyp1.1, whole genome shotgun sequence, the following are encoded in one genomic region:
- the mdm4 gene encoding protein Mdm4 isoform X3, with product MTTASTSKSYTSSGNPCSISAEKVGQIRPKVPLLNILQEAGASGETFTLKEVMYYLGQYIMLKQLYDQQQQHIVHCGNDALGKVFGVQSFSVKDPSQLYEMLSRNLIAANFQGPCCRCASSFSQRVFGCRLPVTAFSLAS from the exons ATGACAACAGCTTCTACATCTAAATCATATACATCATCTGGTAATCCATGCAGTATTTCAGCGGAGAAGGTTGGCCAG ATAAGGCCAAAGGTGCCTCTGCTGAACATTCTACAGGAAGCAGGTGCATCAGGGGAGACCTTCACATTGAAGGAG GTAATGTATTATCTTGGTCAGTATATAATGTTAAAGCAACTCTATGATCAACAGCAGCAACATATTGTACATTGTGGAAATGATGCACTTGGAAAAGTATTTGGAGTCCAGAGTTTCTCTGTTAAAGATCCAAG CCAATTGTACGAAATGCTTTCAAGGAACCTGATAGCTGCCAACTTTCAAG GTCCCTGCTGCCGCTGTGCTTCCTCCTTCAGCCAGCGTGTTTTTGGTTGCAGACTTCCAGTGACTGCTTTCAGTCTTGCTTCCTGA